A window from Staphylococcus succinus encodes these proteins:
- a CDS encoding multidrug effflux MFS transporter, translating to MDKTSTRQLPLMVIIVLGIMTTFGPLTIDMYVPSLPSVQSDFSTTASQAQLSLSFALIGLAIGQFIFGPLSDAFGRKKIALIIIAIYVLTSFTAIFTSSMSLLLILRLIQGLTGGGAIVIAKASIGDKHNGKSLAKGLASLLVVNGIITIIAPLLGGYALSIANWKAIFLILTIVSLVIFLFALWKMEETHTRDLSKLNFGAIFKDFGYLLKKPTFIIPMLLQGLTYVMLFSFSSAAPFITQKIYDMSAQQFSVLFAVNGIGLIIMSQLTAKLVEYVNRYVLLICLTLIQISGVILIIFTLTLHLPIWVLVIAFFLNVCPVTGIGPLSFALAMESRTGGSGNASSLLGLFQFILGGIMSPLIGIKGEFNTTPYLVILIITTILIILLEISLKVMNKNNLVR from the coding sequence ATGGACAAAACTTCCACACGTCAATTGCCTTTGATGGTCATCATCGTCTTAGGTATTATGACTACTTTTGGTCCTTTAACAATAGATATGTACGTTCCATCATTACCAAGTGTACAGAGTGATTTTAGTACAACTGCATCACAAGCGCAACTATCACTATCATTCGCTCTGATTGGTCTGGCAATTGGACAATTTATCTTTGGGCCACTATCAGATGCATTTGGACGTAAAAAAATTGCATTGATTATTATTGCTATATATGTGCTCACTTCATTTACAGCAATATTCACTTCTTCTATGTCACTTTTATTGATATTACGTTTGATTCAAGGATTAACAGGCGGTGGTGCAATTGTAATTGCTAAGGCGTCTATTGGTGACAAGCATAATGGCAAATCTTTAGCTAAAGGCCTAGCCTCACTACTAGTAGTAAATGGGATTATTACTATTATTGCCCCGCTACTTGGTGGCTATGCACTGAGTATTGCAAATTGGAAAGCCATTTTCCTAATACTAACTATCGTTAGTTTAGTTATATTTTTGTTTGCATTATGGAAAATGGAAGAAACTCATACACGAGATCTTTCAAAATTAAACTTTGGTGCGATTTTTAAAGATTTTGGTTATTTATTAAAGAAACCAACATTTATTATACCTATGTTATTACAAGGTCTAACATATGTAATGTTATTTAGCTTTTCTTCAGCTGCACCGTTCATCACACAGAAAATTTATGACATGTCTGCTCAACAATTTAGTGTACTGTTTGCGGTTAATGGTATTGGGTTAATTATTATGAGTCAATTAACTGCTAAATTAGTGGAATATGTAAACCGCTATGTTTTACTCATTTGCCTTACACTTATACAAATTTCGGGTGTAATACTCATTATCTTTACTCTGACATTACATTTACCTATTTGGGTATTAGTCATTGCGTTCTTTTTAAATGTCTGTCCTGTAACAGGTATCGGACCTTTAAGCTTTGCTTTAGCAATGGAGTCGCGGACTGGTGGTAGTGGCAACGCTTCAAGTTTACTTGGTCTTTTCCAATTCATACTAGGTGGTATTATGTCCCCACTTATAGGGATAAAAGGTGAATTTAACACTACACCTTACTTAGTCATTTTAATTATCACAACCATATTAATTATCTTATTGGAAATATCATTAAAAGTCATGAATAAAAATAATTTGGTACGTTAA
- a CDS encoding GNAT family N-acetyltransferase has product MEFTIRELTEKDKHSKAIVHYESWLETYNHISVNDYLENLDKEQFIKKSSLHDVPTLVAVVDNEVVGFISYGKTHNYTASDNWSEIYALYLLEEYQHHMIGFALTQRALELSYPDNVTLWVVEENENAIQFYEQVGFKQTNQKEPVYFGKLYNEVRMNYVRIDHDY; this is encoded by the coding sequence ATGGAATTCACAATTAGAGAGCTGACAGAAAAAGATAAACATAGTAAAGCCATTGTCCATTATGAAAGTTGGTTAGAGACTTATAATCATATTTCTGTTAATGATTACTTAGAAAATCTTGATAAAGAACAGTTTATAAAAAAATCCTCCTTACATGATGTGCCTACCCTAGTCGCTGTCGTAGACAATGAAGTTGTTGGATTTATTTCTTATGGTAAGACGCATAACTATACTGCATCTGATAATTGGAGTGAAATTTATGCTTTATATCTATTAGAAGAATATCAACACCATATGATTGGTTTTGCGTTAACACAGCGTGCACTTGAATTATCCTATCCAGACAATGTTACACTTTGGGTTGTAGAAGAAAATGAAAATGCAATCCAATTCTATGAACAAGTTGGATTTAAACAAACAAACCAAAAGGAACCTGTTTACTTCGGGAAATTATATAATGAAGTGCGTATGAATTATGTACGTATAGATCATGATTATTAA
- a CDS encoding GtrA family protein, which produces MKLSISKTHYEIIKFVIVGGINTLDYYIIYLFLLKILGLNYLVSHISGFIVSFIISYYLNCYFVYKVTPTWRKFIQFPLTQVINMGTQTVLLYIFVQWFHVSSVVAPFVGLIITIPITFVLSKYILKD; this is translated from the coding sequence ATGAAGTTAAGTATAAGTAAAACCCATTATGAGATTATAAAATTTGTGATTGTAGGGGGCATTAATACACTCGATTACTATATTATTTATTTATTCTTATTAAAAATACTTGGGTTGAATTATTTGGTTAGTCATATTAGTGGGTTTATTGTTAGTTTTATTATTTCATATTATTTAAACTGCTACTTTGTATATAAAGTAACACCAACTTGGCGGAAATTCATTCAATTTCCTTTAACACAAGTGATCAATATGGGCACTCAAACAGTGTTATTATATATCTTTGTACAGTGGTTCCACGTTTCATCAGTCGTCGCACCATTTGTAGGCTTAATCATTACAATTCCTATCACATTTGTGTTATCTAAATACATACTTAAAGATTAA
- a CDS encoding cation:proton antiporter, whose translation MLLLEAFLIFIIAVIISSIIHNKFPKIPMAFIQIALGVCVYILPIPIHFEFDSEVFMMAVIAPLLFVEGTHVSRTKLLEYRKPIILMAMALVFTTVIGVGYFIHWFWPELPMPAAFAIAAILCPTDAVAVQAITKGKILPKGSMNILEGESLLNDAAGIISFKIAVTALVTGTFSAFQAIEQFIISTIIGILIGAIFGFVIVRLRIYLSMHKGLKDSNTMIFIQLLTPFVVYLIAEVFHASGIIAVVVAGLMHGFERDRLIRAQTELQMNYNQIWSTLSYALNGFVFVVLGFIVPKVVAEIIKEEPQNIKFLIITTLLIALAIYVFRFIWIFILFKQFYYPNNIQSYLNDEQEVPPKRAHYAFIMTMCGIHGTISLSMALTLPTLLSQNQPFEFKNDLLFIASLMVLISLVSAQIILPLITPSERKITTSTMSYPVAKIYIIENVISHFKSLSKKEQTTDYNAVISEYFDEMFFLLQMTPENENSKEVKRLEDLANEIETETLEKLIAQNKIDRQTILNYRSALEASRQYQESTTLHKFNIVIKMLVLRLRAKRRSNITKFEQYKSNFQEVKKVMRIVHHNVTLRIKAEQTNDNVLEVSIVLNQYYNRLRSIRKNQNKRFPTSDSTTVDLKLEGLYLQRKHLDELIRNKQIDASIAAQIRENINYNEIIVTTE comes from the coding sequence ATGTTATTATTAGAAGCATTTTTAATTTTCATCATCGCTGTCATTATCAGCTCAATCATACATAATAAATTCCCTAAAATACCCATGGCTTTTATACAAATTGCACTTGGCGTCTGTGTATACATTCTTCCCATACCTATCCATTTTGAATTTGATTCAGAAGTGTTTATGATGGCTGTCATTGCACCATTACTATTTGTTGAAGGTACCCATGTATCACGCACAAAGTTATTAGAATATCGCAAACCTATTATTCTGATGGCAATGGCTTTAGTATTTACGACTGTTATAGGCGTAGGTTACTTTATTCATTGGTTTTGGCCTGAATTACCTATGCCTGCTGCTTTTGCAATTGCAGCAATCCTATGTCCAACTGATGCAGTAGCCGTTCAAGCCATTACAAAAGGTAAAATATTACCTAAAGGTTCGATGAATATTCTTGAAGGTGAATCATTACTAAATGATGCAGCTGGTATTATTTCTTTCAAAATCGCAGTTACAGCGTTAGTAACTGGCACTTTTTCGGCTTTTCAAGCTATTGAACAATTTATCATTTCAACGATTATCGGTATACTTATCGGGGCTATTTTTGGTTTTGTAATAGTTCGATTACGTATTTATTTATCTATGCATAAAGGTCTCAAAGATAGTAATACAATGATATTCATACAACTATTAACACCTTTCGTTGTATATCTTATCGCAGAAGTTTTTCACGCATCAGGGATTATCGCAGTGGTTGTAGCTGGACTCATGCATGGCTTTGAACGTGATCGTTTGATTCGAGCGCAGACTGAACTTCAAATGAACTATAACCAGATATGGAGTACTTTGAGCTATGCACTTAACGGCTTTGTATTTGTGGTATTAGGTTTTATCGTTCCTAAAGTTGTAGCTGAAATCATCAAAGAAGAACCACAAAATATTAAATTTTTAATTATTACTACACTTTTAATTGCATTAGCCATATATGTTTTTCGTTTTATATGGATATTCATTCTATTTAAACAATTTTATTATCCAAATAATATCCAATCTTATCTTAACGATGAACAAGAAGTGCCGCCTAAGCGTGCACACTATGCGTTTATCATGACCATGTGTGGTATTCACGGTACAATTTCACTTTCTATGGCCTTAACCTTACCAACATTATTGTCGCAAAATCAGCCATTTGAATTTAAAAATGATTTATTATTTATTGCTTCCCTGATGGTGCTTATTAGCTTGGTATCTGCACAGATTATCTTGCCGTTAATTACACCATCAGAACGTAAAATAACTACATCCACAATGAGTTACCCTGTAGCCAAAATATATATCATCGAAAATGTCATTTCTCATTTTAAATCTTTATCTAAAAAGGAACAAACAACAGATTATAATGCTGTGATATCAGAATACTTTGATGAAATGTTCTTCTTACTACAGATGACACCTGAAAATGAAAATTCTAAAGAAGTAAAACGCTTAGAGGATTTAGCTAATGAAATAGAAACTGAGACTTTAGAAAAATTAATCGCTCAAAATAAAATAGATAGACAAACGATTTTAAATTATCGTTCTGCATTAGAAGCATCTAGACAATACCAAGAATCAACCACACTTCATAAATTTAATATTGTCATTAAAATGTTAGTCTTGCGCCTAAGAGCGAAACGCCGTTCAAATATAACTAAATTTGAACAATATAAATCAAACTTCCAAGAAGTGAAAAAGGTAATGCGTATTGTACATCATAATGTTACATTGCGTATAAAAGCCGAACAAACAAACGACAATGTTTTAGAAGTAAGTATCGTCCTTAATCAATATTATAATCGCCTTCGATCAATTAGAAAGAATCAGAACAAACGCTTCCCAACATCTGATTCAACTACAGTTGACCTTAAATTAGAAGGGCTTTATTTACAAAGAAAGCATTTAGATGAACTTATTCGTAACAAACAAATTGATGCATCTATCGCTGCTCAAATAAGAGAAAATATTAATTACAATGAAATTATAGTTACAACAGAATAA
- a CDS encoding MDR family MFS transporter, producing MKHKTKLIMIFVMLLGGFFGLLNETLLTTALPSIMKEFNIDYTKVQWLTTAFLLTNGVVVPLSAMIIQRFTTRQVFLTGILIFLIGTLIAGFSPNFTILLIARIVQALGSGIMMPLMMTTVLDVFEPHERGKYMGMFGLVIALAPAIGPTLSGYLVEYFEWRSLFHVVTPVAAVTFLAALKFVKNVGLKKKAPIDVLSIIMSVLGFGSVLYGTSTISREGWNDPIVLTTVIGGIILIALFIFRQTRLENPLLDFSLFKINQFTIGIIIMSFTMISMIGSETILPMFVQNIMKDSALQSGLILLPGAIVMGVMSVLSGLLFDKYGARILAIIGMIIVVITTSYFVVMDEHTSATMLATIYGIRMVGIALGLMPLMTHTMNFLSYEMNAHGSAMTNTLQQISASIGTAALFTTMSQSSKNFTPDMSDYKGMGKQEIAAQVQHDALLNGYHSAFWFAVIISFLSLICVFLLKSKKKMNLEQE from the coding sequence ATGAAGCACAAAACAAAATTAATAATGATATTTGTAATGCTGCTTGGTGGATTCTTTGGACTATTAAATGAAACCTTATTAACGACAGCATTACCTAGTATAATGAAAGAATTTAATATAGATTATACAAAAGTACAATGGCTTACAACGGCATTCTTATTAACTAATGGGGTAGTTGTCCCATTATCAGCAATGATTATACAAAGATTTACAACAAGGCAGGTCTTTTTAACTGGAATATTAATCTTCCTGATCGGTACGCTTATTGCTGGGTTCAGTCCGAACTTTACAATATTATTAATAGCAAGAATTGTTCAGGCGTTAGGTTCAGGAATTATGATGCCATTAATGATGACTACGGTCTTAGATGTATTTGAACCACATGAACGAGGTAAATACATGGGGATGTTTGGGCTAGTTATTGCTTTAGCACCAGCGATTGGTCCGACACTTTCTGGTTATCTAGTTGAGTATTTCGAGTGGCGCTCACTTTTCCATGTGGTTACGCCAGTTGCTGCTGTTACATTCCTCGCAGCACTTAAATTTGTGAAAAATGTTGGTTTGAAAAAGAAAGCACCTATTGATGTACTTTCAATCATTATGTCGGTACTAGGCTTTGGTAGTGTACTATATGGTACAAGTACAATTTCTCGTGAGGGATGGAATGATCCAATCGTACTAACAACTGTCATCGGTGGAATCATTTTAATCGCATTGTTTATATTTAGACAAACACGATTGGAAAATCCATTACTCGACTTTTCACTATTTAAAATCAATCAATTTACTATAGGGATTATAATCATGTCATTTACGATGATATCAATGATTGGTTCTGAAACAATATTACCTATGTTTGTGCAAAATATTATGAAAGATTCTGCATTACAATCAGGTCTTATATTATTGCCTGGCGCTATAGTCATGGGAGTGATGTCAGTATTATCTGGATTATTATTTGACAAGTATGGTGCTAGAATTTTAGCTATTATAGGTATGATTATTGTAGTTATAACGACTTCTTATTTTGTCGTTATGGATGAGCATACATCTGCTACTATGCTAGCAACTATTTATGGTATCCGTATGGTGGGTATTGCTTTAGGATTAATGCCATTAATGACGCATACAATGAACTTCTTATCATATGAAATGAATGCGCATGGTTCAGCTATGACTAATACATTACAACAAATTTCAGCATCTATTGGTACAGCAGCACTTTTCACAACAATGAGTCAATCATCAAAAAACTTCACACCAGACATGAGTGACTATAAAGGAATGGGTAAACAAGAAATAGCAGCTCAAGTGCAACATGATGCATTGCTAAATGGCTATCATAGCGCCTTCTGGTTTGCTGTAATTATTTCTTTCCTTAGTTTAATTTGTGTATTCCTGTTGAAAAGTAAGAAGAAAATGAATTTAGAACAAGAATAA
- a CDS encoding cation diffusion facilitator family transporter: MSQTENLKIAQKGAYLSLFVYIILSIAKFTVGYLYNSAAVRADSLNNMTDIIVSLAVIIGLKISIKPADKNHPYGHLKSENISTLLVSFIIMFVGIQVVIENFPRIFTNEHHTPNIITIYVSVISGIIMIGVFFINQRLAKRTNSSSLNSAAKDNLSDALVSIGTAIGLVFTQFGLPIIDTILATILGLLILYTGFGIFKESIFTLSDGFNEQELEEYRNYVLDIEDVIDVQNIKGRYHGSSVFVDVTIVVESDLSLEDAHHICDAVEQHMHEKGISSVYVHPEPASIQ; this comes from the coding sequence ATGTCACAAACTGAAAATTTAAAAATTGCTCAAAAAGGCGCATATCTAAGTCTATTCGTCTATATCATACTCTCTATAGCTAAGTTTACTGTAGGTTATTTATATAATTCAGCGGCTGTACGAGCGGATAGTTTAAATAATATGACTGATATTATCGTTTCATTGGCGGTGATTATTGGTTTGAAAATCTCAATTAAGCCAGCAGATAAAAATCATCCATATGGCCACTTAAAGTCTGAAAATATTTCAACATTATTAGTTTCATTCATCATCATGTTTGTTGGTATTCAAGTCGTAATAGAGAATTTTCCTAGAATATTTACAAATGAACATCATACACCTAACATTATTACAATTTATGTTAGTGTTATCAGTGGAATCATTATGATTGGTGTATTTTTCATTAATCAACGATTAGCCAAGCGTACAAATAGCAGCTCGTTAAATTCAGCAGCAAAAGATAATTTATCAGATGCACTGGTAAGTATTGGTACTGCAATCGGTTTGGTTTTTACTCAATTTGGATTACCAATCATTGATACGATTTTAGCGACCATTTTAGGGTTATTAATTTTATATACAGGGTTTGGAATTTTTAAAGAATCTATCTTTACGTTAAGTGATGGGTTTAATGAACAAGAGTTAGAAGAGTATAGAAACTATGTATTAGATATCGAAGATGTCATAGACGTTCAAAATATTAAAGGGCGCTATCACGGTAGTAGCGTATTTGTTGACGTGACAATTGTTGTTGAATCAGATCTTTCGTTAGAAGATGCGCACCATATATGTGATGCTGTTGAACAACACATGCATGAGAAGGGGATTTCTTCAGTTTATGTACACCCTGAGCCAGCGTCTATTCAATGA
- a CDS encoding aminoacyltransferase: MQFVNITPEEFAEFTHNNFSHYTQTRVNYEAQDQSDAHLLGVKNKNGEIIAAGMFTEARALKFFKYFYSQRGPVLDYNNIALVNFYFKSLTSYLKKHNCLYVLLDPYILENLRNADGEIIKSYDNRMLISTLDQLGYKHQGYPVGYSKTSQIRWLSVLDLKNKTEQQLLKEMDYQTRRNIKRTEEMGVKVTTLPIEETERFFKLFKMAEEKHGFSFRDEPYFEELQKAYKGYASLQLAYIDLNEYIASLKEKHNTLNNQLLEVETALTESPNSKKQKTKHTQLTQQINSAQRKIDDTAATIATDGSILDLAAAIYIYNDYEVYYLSSGSNPNYNAYMGAYKLQWEMIKFAKRHNIDRYNFYGITGDFSEDAEDYGVQQFKKGFNADVEEYIGDFVKPIKPLVYNIGKLIGKL; this comes from the coding sequence ATGCAATTTGTGAATATTACCCCTGAAGAATTTGCTGAATTCACACACAATAATTTTTCTCATTATACTCAGACGCGTGTGAATTATGAAGCACAAGATCAATCCGACGCACATTTACTAGGTGTTAAAAATAAAAATGGTGAAATCATTGCTGCTGGTATGTTTACCGAAGCACGTGCTTTAAAATTTTTCAAATATTTTTATAGTCAACGTGGTCCTGTACTAGACTACAATAATATTGCATTAGTTAATTTTTACTTCAAATCACTAACTTCATATTTAAAAAAACATAACTGTCTATATGTATTACTCGATCCTTATATTTTAGAAAATTTAAGGAATGCAGATGGTGAAATCATTAAGTCTTATGATAATCGCATGTTAATTAGTACATTAGACCAATTAGGTTATAAGCATCAAGGCTATCCTGTTGGTTATTCAAAGACTAGTCAAATTCGTTGGCTATCTGTTTTAGACTTAAAAAATAAGACCGAACAGCAATTATTAAAAGAGATGGATTATCAAACACGCCGAAACATTAAAAGAACTGAAGAGATGGGAGTTAAAGTTACAACACTTCCTATTGAAGAAACTGAAAGATTTTTCAAGTTATTTAAAATGGCAGAAGAAAAACACGGTTTCTCTTTCCGAGATGAGCCTTACTTTGAAGAGTTACAAAAAGCATATAAAGGTTATGCTTCTTTACAGTTAGCTTATATTGACTTAAACGAATATATCGCGAGCTTAAAAGAAAAACATAATACCTTAAACAATCAACTACTTGAAGTTGAAACAGCATTAACAGAAAGTCCAAATTCAAAAAAACAAAAAACAAAGCATACACAATTAACACAACAAATTAATAGTGCACAGCGAAAAATAGATGATACAGCAGCAACTATAGCTACAGATGGCTCAATACTAGATTTGGCCGCTGCAATTTATATTTATAACGATTATGAAGTATATTATTTATCAAGTGGCTCTAATCCTAACTATAATGCATATATGGGTGCGTATAAACTACAGTGGGAAATGATTAAATTTGCTAAGAGACATAATATTGACCGCTACAATTTCTATGGCATTACTGGAGATTTCAGTGAGGATGCTGAGGATTATGGTGTACAGCAATTCAAAAAAGGCTTCAATGCTGATGTTGAAGAATATATCGGGGACTTTGTAAAACCTATTAAACCTTTAGTCTATAATATTGGCAAATTAATAGGGAAATTATAA
- a CDS encoding putative metal homeostasis protein, with product MKLDLQTARRNLNSPNIKTRKLARKIIQQHKRNKS from the coding sequence ATGAAACTAGATTTACAAACTGCTCGCCGTAATTTAAACAGCCCTAATATCAAAACACGTAAGCTTGCGCGCAAAATTATTCAGCAACATAAACGTAATAAGTCATAA
- a CDS encoding C39 family peptidase, with amino-acid sequence MSQLILPVKPISQLFPIPMVMGCEGVSAAMILQFNQHAVPATEIMKHWPKHKNNPYKGYVGHHLWVKWGHHQTIFPTALVPHLKQYNKHIVDSTGQSLSELCQVIDHGQPIVIYHTVLGQRPYKRIFKLDEQPTKLVSNIHVTVLIGYDANYYYYIDPLWSHIGKSIILPAFIPNKYQVIKIRKSKLEASYNAPGQMSFHIQS; translated from the coding sequence ATGAGTCAATTAATTTTACCAGTAAAACCGATTAGTCAACTTTTCCCAATACCTATGGTTATGGGATGCGAAGGCGTATCTGCTGCCATGATTCTACAATTTAACCAACATGCAGTTCCAGCCACTGAAATTATGAAACATTGGCCTAAACATAAAAACAATCCATATAAAGGGTACGTTGGACATCATCTCTGGGTTAAGTGGGGGCATCATCAAACAATATTCCCTACAGCTTTAGTTCCTCATCTCAAACAATATAATAAACATATCGTAGATAGTACAGGACAATCTTTATCAGAATTATGTCAGGTTATTGATCATGGTCAACCCATTGTTATCTATCATACTGTTTTAGGTCAACGCCCTTATAAGCGTATATTTAAATTAGATGAACAACCCACTAAACTTGTATCGAATATCCATGTAACTGTTTTAATTGGTTACGACGCGAACTACTATTATTATATTGATCCTTTATGGTCACATATTGGAAAATCAATTATTTTACCAGCATTCATACCGAATAAATACCAAGTTATTAAAATTAGAAAATCTAAGTTAGAAGCAAGCTACAATGCGCCGGGCCAAATGAGTTTTCATATTCAGTCATAA
- a CDS encoding 2,3-diphosphoglycerate-dependent phosphoglycerate mutase, translated as MPKLILCRHGQSEWNAKNLFTGWADVDLSDQGRAEAKTSGKKLKEQGIEIDIVFTSLLARAIKTTYHLLSESDQLFIPIVKSWRLNERHYGGLQGLNKDDARDKFGEEQVHIWRRSYDVAPPKQSESQRNDYLKDKKYEHLDRRVMPESESLKDTLIRVIPYWNDQISQQLLDGKTVLVSAHGNSLRALIKYLEHISDEDIIGYEIKTGAPLIFELTDDLQVIDKYYL; from the coding sequence ATGCCAAAATTAATTTTATGTCGTCACGGTCAAAGTGAATGGAATGCAAAAAATTTATTTACTGGATGGGCAGATGTTGATTTATCAGATCAAGGTAGAGCAGAAGCGAAAACATCTGGTAAAAAGTTAAAAGAACAAGGCATAGAGATTGATATTGTTTTTACTTCATTATTAGCTAGGGCAATTAAAACGACGTATCATTTGTTATCAGAATCTGATCAGTTATTTATACCGATTGTAAAATCATGGCGATTAAATGAACGTCATTATGGTGGTTTGCAAGGATTAAATAAAGATGATGCGCGTGATAAATTTGGTGAAGAACAGGTTCATATTTGGAGACGGTCCTATGATGTAGCACCTCCTAAACAAAGTGAATCTCAAAGGAATGATTACTTAAAAGATAAAAAATATGAGCATCTCGATAGAAGAGTTATGCCAGAATCAGAAAGTTTGAAAGATACCTTAATTAGAGTAATCCCATATTGGAACGATCAAATATCACAACAATTATTAGATGGTAAAACAGTCTTAGTATCTGCACATGGCAACTCTTTACGTGCACTTATTAAATATTTAGAACATATATCTGATGAAGATATCATTGGTTATGAAATAAAAACTGGGGCGCCATTAATTTTTGAACTTACTGATGACTTACAAGTCATAGATAAATATTACTTATAA
- a CDS encoding ASCH domain-containing protein, with protein sequence MDHNMKLYDKPFRLIENGSKTIEVRLNDKKRQEVQAGDFIVFENIEKNQSIKVEVLKVIQYISFQALLKAYSNKEIGTDEKMQLSQKLAQIYQIYSQTDELNYGALAIKIRVVSK encoded by the coding sequence ATGGATCATAATATGAAATTGTATGATAAGCCATTTCGGTTAATTGAAAATGGCTCAAAAACGATTGAAGTCAGACTAAATGATAAGAAGAGACAAGAAGTACAGGCGGGAGATTTTATCGTTTTTGAAAATATTGAGAAGAATCAAAGTATTAAAGTTGAAGTGTTAAAAGTAATACAATATATATCGTTTCAAGCATTGCTTAAAGCATATTCTAATAAAGAAATTGGCACGGATGAAAAAATGCAATTATCTCAAAAATTGGCTCAAATTTATCAAATATATAGTCAAACAGATGAATTAAACTATGGGGCATTAGCTATAAAAATACGTGTAGTATCAAAATAA
- a CDS encoding metallophosphoesterase, producing the protein MEIGVISDLHVDRHKTLTPEDYQNVLSNVLYQRHIDLLLIAGDISNNYKLTNQFVKYIEYEMQIKVLFIPGNHDFWATETDVTSAEILDFYLQMDACLIGKPYVINDEWAIVGNTGWYDYTYANPKFSLERVARRKYYGATWQDKVKIDWPMEDRKLSNIAARQATKDIERVKDKKIILMTHIVTHPRFAVPTPHRIFDYFNAFIGTSDFDQIYQQYDIRYSIMGHVHFRNTFVENGTTYICPCLGYQREWRTSNIEQEINHALYSFSL; encoded by the coding sequence ATGGAAATAGGCGTGATTTCAGATTTACATGTTGATAGACATAAAACTTTGACACCTGAAGATTATCAGAACGTTTTAAGCAATGTATTATATCAACGTCATATAGATTTATTATTGATTGCTGGAGACATTTCGAATAATTACAAGTTGACTAATCAATTTGTAAAGTACATTGAGTATGAAATGCAAATTAAAGTACTATTTATTCCAGGAAATCATGATTTTTGGGCAACGGAAACCGATGTGACCTCTGCAGAAATTTTAGATTTTTATCTACAAATGGATGCGTGTCTCATAGGAAAACCTTATGTAATCAATGATGAATGGGCCATTGTTGGTAATACAGGGTGGTATGATTACACCTATGCTAATCCGAAATTTTCGCTTGAACGAGTGGCACGCAGAAAGTATTATGGCGCTACTTGGCAAGACAAGGTGAAGATTGATTGGCCCATGGAAGACCGAAAGTTATCAAATATAGCGGCAAGACAAGCGACTAAAGATATTGAACGAGTTAAAGACAAGAAAATAATTCTTATGACTCATATTGTGACGCACCCTAGATTTGCTGTACCCACACCACACAGAATATTTGATTACTTTAATGCATTTATTGGAACATCTGATTTTGATCAGATATATCAGCAGTATGATATCCGTTATAGTATTATGGGCCATGTTCATTTTAGGAATACATTTGTAGAAAACGGCACAACATATATATGTCCTTGTCTAGGTTACCAACGGGAATGGCGTACTTCTAATATTGAGCAAGAAATCAATCATGCATTGTATAGTTTCTCATTATAA